One Anaeromyxobacter diazotrophicus genomic region harbors:
- a CDS encoding sigma-70 family RNA polymerase sigma factor, with product MHRAHARYAAEGDSDAALVTRHAALIDRAARRVAARTAGVVSAEDLWSAGAMGLIEAARRFDGARDVKFETFAAHRIQGAMIDELRRLDHLPRRLRAQAEEVERARARLGHQLQREPTTEELSLEVGLEGEELSAVMGVAQPTPAVLEAVESPAVPADEQVERRQLLGAVAGAVAELPERLQLLLSLHYVEGLTYREIAKVLAVSEPRVCQLHGEAMALLRRVAGPGAP from the coding sequence TTGCACCGCGCCCACGCCCGCTACGCCGCCGAGGGCGACTCCGACGCCGCGCTGGTGACGCGCCACGCGGCGCTCATCGACCGCGCCGCGCGCCGCGTGGCCGCGCGCACGGCGGGCGTGGTCTCGGCCGAGGACCTCTGGTCGGCCGGCGCCATGGGCCTCATCGAGGCGGCGCGCCGGTTCGACGGGGCGCGCGACGTGAAGTTCGAGACCTTCGCCGCCCACCGCATCCAGGGCGCCATGATCGACGAGCTGCGCCGGCTCGACCACCTCCCGCGGCGGCTGCGCGCGCAGGCGGAGGAGGTGGAGCGGGCGCGGGCGCGGCTCGGTCACCAGCTGCAGCGCGAGCCGACCACCGAGGAGCTCTCGCTCGAGGTCGGGCTCGAGGGCGAGGAGCTCTCGGCGGTGATGGGCGTGGCGCAGCCCACGCCGGCCGTGCTCGAGGCGGTGGAGTCGCCGGCCGTCCCCGCCGACGAGCAGGTGGAGCGCCGGCAGCTCCTGGGCGCGGTCGCGGGCGCGGTGGCCGAGCTCCCCGAGCGCCTGCAGCTCCTGCTCTCGCTGCACTACGTGGAGGGGCTCACCTACCGGGAGATCGCGAAGGTGCTGGCCGTCTCCGAGCCGCGGGTCTGCCAGCTCCACGGCGAGGCGATGGCGCTCCTGCGGCGGGTGGCCGGCCCGGGCGCGCCGTGA
- a CDS encoding glycosyltransferase, translating to MIVRDEAAMLPDFLAAARGAWDELVAVDTGSADATPELLAAAGATVVARPWDGDFSAARNFGLARASGDWLLVLDADERVSPELRAGLRQVAADARLGAGTLAVLNELPHGHVRRSRLLRLFRNGAGVRFRHAIHEDAGEDVAAFLATSGLARAEVPGTLVHLGYARDHAAARHKQARDVAILRRTLAADPADLYARFKLLEQARFWHDAPLRAEAARDLDAELRRGGAERLRGAHFAGELLALAVDGLGLPPREALGWLEPLAGRAPPSAALELRRGELRELAGDAAGAREAFARCLALEAVTDDVQLATVRPRMGLARLALAAGDAAGAAAEAERALALAPRDPEALLLAAALRRLTGGPGALARFAEERRAAAGDSEELRAALREAGGATG from the coding sequence ATGATCGTCCGGGACGAGGCCGCCATGCTGCCGGACTTCCTGGCGGCGGCGCGCGGCGCCTGGGACGAGCTGGTGGCGGTCGACACCGGCTCCGCCGACGCGACCCCCGAGCTGCTCGCCGCGGCGGGCGCGACCGTCGTGGCCCGGCCGTGGGACGGCGACTTCTCCGCCGCGCGCAACTTCGGCCTGGCGCGCGCCAGCGGCGACTGGCTGCTCGTCCTCGACGCCGACGAGCGCGTCTCGCCGGAGCTCCGCGCCGGGCTGCGCCAGGTCGCCGCCGATGCCCGCCTCGGCGCGGGGACGCTGGCGGTGCTGAACGAGCTCCCGCACGGGCACGTCCGCCGCTCCCGGCTGCTGCGCCTCTTCCGCAACGGCGCCGGCGTCCGGTTCCGGCACGCCATCCACGAGGACGCCGGGGAGGACGTGGCCGCCTTCCTCGCCACGAGCGGCCTCGCGCGCGCCGAGGTGCCGGGGACGCTCGTCCACCTCGGCTACGCCCGCGACCACGCCGCGGCGCGCCACAAGCAGGCCCGGGACGTCGCCATCCTGCGCCGGACGCTGGCCGCCGATCCGGCCGACCTGTACGCTCGGTTCAAGCTGCTCGAGCAGGCGCGCTTCTGGCACGACGCGCCGCTCCGCGCCGAGGCCGCCCGCGACCTCGACGCCGAGCTCCGCCGCGGCGGCGCCGAGCGCCTGCGCGGCGCGCACTTCGCGGGGGAGCTCTTGGCGCTGGCGGTGGATGGCCTGGGGCTCCCGCCGCGCGAGGCGCTCGGGTGGCTCGAGCCGCTCGCCGGCCGCGCGCCCCCGTCGGCCGCCCTCGAGCTCCGGCGGGGCGAGCTGCGCGAGCTCGCCGGCGACGCCGCCGGCGCCCGGGAGGCCTTCGCCCGCTGCCTGGCGCTCGAGGCGGTCACGGACGACGTCCAGCTCGCCACGGTGCGCCCGCGCATGGGCCTCGCCCGCCTGGCGCTCGCGGCGGGCGACGCGGCCGGCGCCGCCGCCGAGGCGGAGCGGGCGCTCGCCCTGGCCCCGCGCGACCCGGAGGCGCTGCTCCTCGCCGCCGCCCTGCGCCGCCTCACCGGCGGTCCGGGCGCGCTGGCGCGCTTCGCGGAGGAGCGCCGCGCCGCCGCCGGCGACTCCGAAGAGCTGCGCGCCGCGCTGCGCGAGGCCGGCGGGGCGACGGGCTGA
- a CDS encoding MinD/ParA family protein: MDQAESLRQLVSRRDPAAPPLRVIAVTSGKGGVGKTHLACNLAVLAARAGRRVLVIDADLGLANADIVLGIAPHYHLGHVLDGSVPLDDILAEGPEGVRVLAASTGVQQLTQLDDQQKLRLVSALDGIEDRFDLVLIDCGAGIGDNVLFFAGAAQEALLVISPEPTSLTDAYAAVKVLSQQGGVERFSVIVNQVPLEALARDVYGKLTRVTERFLTARVGFLGHVPRDENLQRALMAQRPVVDLFPRSPCSRAMQDLAKTLLERPPPPSLQGGLKFLWQRLQREAGPG, translated from the coding sequence GTGGATCAGGCCGAGAGCCTCCGCCAGCTGGTGAGCCGCCGCGACCCCGCCGCGCCGCCGCTGCGCGTCATCGCCGTCACCAGCGGCAAGGGCGGGGTGGGCAAGACGCACCTCGCCTGCAATTTGGCGGTGCTGGCGGCGCGCGCCGGGCGGCGCGTGCTCGTGATCGACGCGGACCTCGGCCTCGCCAACGCCGACATCGTCCTCGGCATCGCGCCGCACTACCACCTGGGCCACGTCCTCGACGGCTCGGTGCCGCTCGACGACATCCTGGCCGAGGGGCCGGAGGGGGTGCGCGTCCTGGCCGCCTCGACCGGCGTCCAGCAGCTCACCCAGCTCGACGACCAGCAGAAGCTGCGGCTCGTCTCGGCGCTCGATGGGATCGAGGACCGCTTCGACCTCGTCCTCATCGACTGCGGCGCGGGCATCGGCGACAACGTCCTCTTCTTCGCCGGGGCGGCCCAGGAGGCGCTGCTCGTCATCTCCCCCGAGCCGACCAGCCTCACCGACGCCTACGCCGCGGTGAAGGTGCTCTCGCAGCAGGGGGGCGTGGAGCGCTTCTCCGTCATCGTGAACCAGGTGCCGCTCGAGGCGCTCGCCCGCGACGTCTACGGGAAGCTCACCCGGGTCACCGAGCGCTTCCTCACCGCCCGGGTCGGGTTCCTCGGCCACGTGCCGCGCGACGAGAACCTGCAGCGCGCGCTCATGGCGCAGCGGCCGGTGGTGGACCTGTTCCCGCGCTCGCCGTGCAGCCGGGCGATGCAGGACCTCGCCAAGACCCTGCTCGAGCGCCCGCCGCCGCCCTCGCTCCAGGGTGGCCTCAAGTTCCTCTGGCAGCGGCTGCAGCGCGAGGCGGGCCCGGGCTAG
- a CDS encoding flagellar biosynthetic protein FliR, whose product MTIPLGEAWALALLAFRAAGLVVSAPILSARTVPARVRLGLALLVAFAAWSGAGAPSAAPPLELGSLAGAVATESALGLVAGLSARFVLLAALMAGQLAAQAMGFGMGAILDPNSGAESSALPELVYMSAQAGAVALGLHREAIAWLARSAVAFPPGAALSLRARAVEVVWQATGATALGVRLAFPMLAAVLLGHVVMAGLARTAPQLSLGTLGFSVAILAGGGAFYLVAPAAAELAARAAVTAFAR is encoded by the coding sequence ATGACGATCCCGCTGGGCGAGGCCTGGGCGCTGGCCCTGCTCGCCTTCCGCGCCGCGGGGCTCGTCGTGTCGGCCCCCATCCTCTCGGCGCGGACGGTGCCGGCGCGGGTGCGGCTCGGGCTGGCGCTGCTGGTCGCCTTCGCCGCCTGGAGCGGCGCCGGCGCGCCCTCGGCCGCGCCGCCGCTCGAGCTGGGGAGCCTCGCCGGCGCGGTGGCGACCGAGAGCGCGCTGGGCCTCGTGGCCGGCCTGTCGGCCCGGTTCGTGCTTCTCGCCGCCCTCATGGCGGGCCAGCTCGCGGCGCAGGCGATGGGCTTCGGCATGGGGGCCATCCTCGACCCGAACAGCGGGGCCGAGTCCTCGGCGCTGCCCGAGCTCGTCTACATGTCCGCCCAGGCGGGCGCGGTGGCGCTCGGGCTGCACCGCGAGGCGATCGCCTGGCTGGCGCGCTCCGCCGTGGCCTTTCCCCCCGGCGCCGCCCTCTCGCTGCGCGCGCGGGCGGTGGAGGTGGTCTGGCAGGCCACCGGCGCCACCGCGCTCGGCGTGCGCCTCGCCTTCCCCATGCTGGCGGCGGTGCTGCTCGGCCACGTGGTGATGGCCGGGCTGGCGCGCACCGCCCCTCAGCTCAGCCTCGGCACGCTGGGCTTCTCGGTCGCGATCCTGGCCGGCGGCGGCGCGTTCTACCTCGTCGCGCCCGCCGCGGCCGAGCTGGCCGCCCGCGCGGCGGTCACCGCCTTCGCGAGGTGA
- the fliN gene encoding flagellar motor switch protein FliN: protein MSNETTPSEGQTRRLDMLLDVPLDVSVELGRCRMTIQDLLALSPGSVIELDKVAGEPLDILINDRLVARGEAVVVNDKFGIRITDIVSPQERIARLR from the coding sequence ATGAGCAACGAGACCACGCCCAGCGAGGGCCAGACCCGCCGCCTCGACATGCTGCTCGACGTCCCGCTCGACGTGTCGGTCGAGCTGGGCCGCTGCCGCATGACCATCCAGGACCTGCTGGCGCTCTCGCCGGGCTCGGTGATCGAGCTCGACAAGGTGGCCGGCGAGCCGCTCGACATCCTCATCAACGACCGGCTCGTCGCGCGCGGCGAGGCGGTGGTGGTGAACGACAAGTTCGGCATCCGCATCACCGACATCGTGAGCCCGCAGGAGCGGATCGCGAGGCTGAGGTAG
- the flhA gene encoding flagellar biosynthesis protein FlhA — MAESNAPGAARAETLLAVAVLAVVVILIVPVPAAALDVLLAFSVGLALLMLLTALGLTRALDFSVFPALLLVTTLFRLALNVATTRLILLHGGEGPGAAGHLIETFGRFAVGGSLVVGLVIFLILLVVNFSVITKGAGRVSEVAARFTLDAMPGKQMSIDADLAAGIIDDREAKNRRSSLEKEAEFFGAMDGASKFVRGDAVAGLAITGINIVGGLVAGLLRDHVSLAQAAETYTLLTVGDGLVSQLPALLVSTSAGLVVTRAGGDHLGSQVGTQVFGRPRALSTAAAVLAALGLLPGMPLLAFWSVGGALWLLSRRASKAEQAAAAKPRAPAEPKGPERVQDLLAVEALELEVGFGLVPLIDLAKGAELPGRVTALRKQLAGDLGVVLPSVHLRDNLRLEANQYRVLLRGLEIGKGVAHADRLMALDPSGGAPSIDGLRGHDPAFGLPAVWVVPADRARAEAAGLTLVDPPSVMTTHLAELLRRHAHELMGRQEAQELLAVVGKEAPKLVEDVVPGSVSLGELVRVLRGLLRESVSIRDLRTILEAVADAAPRSKETPWLVEQARRRLARQITARVAGADGVVKALTLERATEDALRQSLGASDGEAALAPDVDTARRLIGSLESHAQRLATAGLPVVLLAPPDLRRPIFDFGARFVSDLWVVAARELVPGTTVEPAGIVQAVTPQLESAAA; from the coding sequence ATGGCGGAGAGCAACGCCCCGGGCGCGGCGCGCGCCGAGACCCTGCTGGCGGTCGCCGTCCTGGCGGTGGTGGTCATCCTCATCGTGCCGGTCCCGGCGGCCGCGCTCGACGTGCTGCTCGCCTTCTCGGTGGGCCTCGCCCTGCTCATGCTGCTCACCGCGCTCGGCCTCACCCGCGCGCTCGACTTCTCCGTCTTCCCGGCGCTGCTGCTCGTCACCACGCTCTTCCGCCTCGCCCTCAACGTCGCCACCACCCGCCTCATCCTGCTCCACGGCGGCGAGGGGCCGGGGGCGGCCGGGCACCTCATCGAGACGTTCGGCCGGTTCGCCGTCGGCGGCAGCCTGGTGGTCGGCCTGGTCATCTTCCTCATCCTGCTGGTGGTGAACTTCTCGGTCATCACCAAGGGCGCCGGGCGCGTGTCCGAGGTGGCGGCCCGCTTCACCCTCGACGCCATGCCCGGCAAGCAGATGTCGATCGACGCCGACCTGGCGGCCGGCATCATCGACGACCGGGAGGCGAAGAACCGGCGCTCCTCGCTGGAGAAGGAGGCGGAGTTCTTCGGCGCCATGGACGGCGCCTCCAAGTTCGTCCGCGGCGACGCGGTGGCGGGGCTCGCCATCACCGGCATCAACATCGTGGGCGGCCTGGTGGCCGGGCTCCTGCGCGACCACGTCTCGCTGGCCCAGGCCGCCGAGACCTACACCCTGCTCACCGTCGGCGACGGCCTCGTCTCCCAGCTCCCGGCCCTGCTCGTCTCCACCAGCGCCGGCCTGGTGGTCACGCGCGCCGGCGGCGACCACCTGGGCTCGCAGGTCGGGACGCAGGTGTTCGGCCGCCCGCGCGCGCTCTCCACCGCCGCCGCGGTGCTGGCCGCGCTCGGCCTCCTCCCCGGCATGCCGCTCCTCGCCTTCTGGAGCGTGGGCGGCGCGCTGTGGCTCCTCTCCCGGCGCGCGTCGAAGGCCGAGCAGGCCGCCGCCGCCAAGCCGCGCGCGCCGGCCGAGCCGAAGGGCCCGGAGCGGGTGCAGGACCTGCTGGCGGTCGAGGCGCTCGAGCTGGAGGTGGGCTTCGGCCTCGTCCCCCTCATCGACCTCGCCAAGGGCGCCGAGCTCCCCGGGCGCGTCACGGCGCTCCGCAAGCAGCTCGCCGGCGACCTGGGCGTGGTGCTCCCGTCGGTGCACCTGCGCGACAACCTGCGGCTCGAGGCGAACCAGTACCGCGTGCTCCTGCGCGGGCTCGAGATCGGCAAGGGGGTCGCGCACGCCGACCGCCTCATGGCGCTCGACCCCTCGGGCGGCGCCCCGTCCATCGACGGGCTGCGCGGCCACGACCCCGCCTTCGGACTGCCGGCGGTGTGGGTGGTGCCCGCCGACCGCGCCCGCGCCGAGGCGGCCGGGCTGACCCTGGTGGACCCTCCGTCCGTCATGACCACCCACCTCGCCGAGCTGCTCCGCCGGCACGCGCACGAGCTCATGGGCCGGCAGGAGGCGCAGGAGCTCCTGGCGGTGGTGGGCAAGGAGGCGCCCAAGCTGGTGGAGGACGTGGTCCCGGGCTCGGTCTCGCTGGGCGAGCTCGTGCGCGTGCTGCGCGGGCTCCTGCGCGAGAGCGTCTCCATCCGCGACCTGCGCACCATCCTCGAGGCGGTGGCGGACGCCGCCCCGCGCTCCAAGGAGACGCCGTGGCTGGTCGAGCAGGCGCGCCGGCGGCTGGCGCGCCAGATCACCGCCCGGGTGGCGGGCGCCGACGGCGTGGTGAAGGCCCTGACGCTGGAGCGCGCCACCGAGGACGCCCTGCGCCAGAGCCTGGGCGCCTCCGACGGCGAGGCCGCGCTGGCGCCCGACGTCGACACGGCGCGCCGGCTCATCGGCAGCCTGGAGTCGCACGCGCAGCGGCTCGCCACCGCCGGCCTGCCGGTGGTGCTGCTCGCGCCCCCGGACCTGCGCCGGCCCATCTTCGACTTCGGGGCGCGGTTCGTGTCCGACCTGTGGGTGGTCGCCGCGCGCGAGCTCGTGCCCGGCACCACCGTCGAGCCGGCCGGGATCGTGCAAGCCGTCACCCCGCAGCTCGAGAGCGCCGCCGCCTAG
- the flhF gene encoding flagellar biosynthesis protein FlhF translates to MSATVRTFRAPDSTAALAAVKAALGPDAILISTRTVQGGLFRRPEVEVTAAAGDALEAPVPRRGDGPSSPRGDRAPSATAPAAGDGQGEGRRPSGLAAYAAPRPVDDALASEVQLLRRSVEETRRALATVTREARAGRELEIPPAAAALHARLIARGVEPVLAEELVRQALQLTASPRAGGLEGAVRDLLGERLVPCRAPWLHDGRHALALIGPTGVGKTTTLAKIAARALLEAKKKVALLTVDTYRIGACDQLARYGEIMGIPALVARDRGELVQAYERVKDADLVLVDTAGRSSPEDVARQAELVRAIPKVQLHLVVSAATGALELSAVAERYRDLRPDRLLFSKLDEAAGPGAVLSAAVRIPRPVSCVADGQRVPEDLHALGAAELVDLALPPAPRTPQHEGA, encoded by the coding sequence ATGAGCGCCACCGTCCGCACCTTCCGCGCCCCCGACTCCACCGCCGCCCTGGCGGCGGTGAAGGCGGCGCTCGGCCCCGACGCCATCCTCATCTCCACCCGCACCGTGCAGGGCGGGCTCTTCCGCCGGCCGGAGGTGGAGGTCACGGCCGCTGCGGGCGACGCCCTCGAGGCGCCGGTCCCCCGCCGCGGCGACGGCCCCTCCTCCCCCCGCGGCGACCGCGCCCCCTCCGCGACCGCCCCCGCGGCGGGAGACGGCCAGGGCGAGGGGCGGCGCCCCTCGGGCCTCGCCGCCTACGCGGCGCCCCGCCCCGTCGACGACGCGCTCGCCTCCGAGGTGCAGCTCCTGCGGCGCTCGGTCGAGGAGACGCGCCGGGCGCTCGCCACCGTCACGCGCGAGGCGCGCGCCGGCCGCGAGCTGGAGATTCCGCCCGCCGCCGCCGCCCTGCACGCGCGCCTCATCGCGCGCGGCGTGGAGCCGGTGCTGGCGGAGGAGCTGGTGCGCCAGGCGCTGCAGCTCACCGCCTCGCCGCGGGCCGGCGGGCTCGAGGGCGCGGTGCGCGACCTCCTGGGCGAGCGGCTCGTGCCCTGCCGCGCGCCCTGGCTGCACGACGGGCGCCACGCCCTGGCGCTCATCGGGCCGACCGGCGTCGGCAAGACCACCACCCTCGCCAAGATCGCCGCGCGTGCGCTGCTCGAGGCGAAGAAGAAGGTGGCCCTGCTCACCGTCGACACCTACCGCATCGGCGCCTGCGACCAGCTCGCCCGCTACGGCGAGATCATGGGCATCCCGGCGCTGGTGGCGCGCGACCGGGGCGAGCTCGTCCAGGCCTACGAGCGGGTGAAGGACGCCGACCTGGTCCTGGTGGACACCGCCGGCCGCTCCTCGCCCGAGGACGTGGCGCGGCAGGCGGAGCTGGTGCGCGCCATCCCCAAGGTGCAGCTGCACCTGGTGGTCTCGGCGGCCACCGGCGCGCTCGAGCTCTCGGCGGTGGCGGAGCGCTACCGCGACCTCCGCCCGGACCGGCTCCTCTTCTCCAAGCTCGACGAGGCGGCCGGACCCGGCGCGGTGCTGTCGGCCGCGGTCCGCATCCCGCGCCCGGTGAGCTGCGTCGCCGACGGGCAGCGCGTCCCAGAGGACCTGCACGCCCTCGGCGCGGCCGAGCTCGTCGACCTGGCGCTGCCGCCGGCGCCCCGCACCCCGCAGCACGAAGGAGCGTAG
- a CDS encoding EscU/YscU/HrcU family type III secretion system export apparatus switch protein: MAGEDQESKTEAPSGRQLARAWEEGDVPLGRDLPLVAGLAGAVTALVALGGAVRGGLVRACAQAMSAVAEAPFSTLPGLLAGPALAAAAVCAAAAAASALVTLAQTQGRMWAERPLPDLSRLMRGAQLGRLFSRELGADLGLAAVKVVAVGWAAWSSLHGDFLTLSRLLGASPADQLAQTFGIVLRAGWRMLLVAGVLAGLDLALVRLRFTKRMRMTKAEAKREAREDDGDPLLKGKRKQRHRELARGRARVEVPRADALLVNPTHIAIALRYRRDEGRAPRVTAKGKGVLADYMRELARENGIPIVKDIPLARLLHRKVKVGREVPASTYKAVAAVLAFVYRLTGRAPGAKGAEA; this comes from the coding sequence ATGGCCGGCGAGGACCAGGAGAGCAAGACCGAGGCGCCCAGCGGGCGCCAGCTGGCGCGCGCCTGGGAGGAGGGCGACGTCCCGCTCGGCCGCGACCTGCCGCTGGTGGCGGGGCTGGCGGGCGCGGTGACCGCCCTGGTGGCGCTGGGCGGCGCCGTGCGCGGCGGCCTCGTGCGCGCCTGCGCCCAGGCCATGAGCGCGGTGGCGGAGGCGCCCTTCTCCACCCTGCCCGGCCTCCTCGCCGGCCCGGCGCTGGCGGCGGCGGCGGTGTGCGCGGCGGCGGCCGCGGCCAGCGCCCTCGTCACGCTGGCGCAGACGCAGGGGCGGATGTGGGCGGAGCGCCCGCTCCCGGACCTGTCGCGGCTCATGCGCGGCGCCCAGCTCGGACGGCTCTTCAGCCGCGAGCTCGGCGCCGACCTGGGCCTCGCCGCCGTCAAGGTCGTGGCGGTGGGGTGGGCCGCCTGGTCCAGCCTCCACGGCGACTTCCTGACGCTCTCGCGCCTCCTCGGCGCCAGCCCCGCCGACCAGCTGGCGCAGACCTTCGGGATCGTGCTGCGCGCCGGCTGGCGGATGCTGCTCGTGGCCGGGGTGCTGGCTGGCCTCGACCTTGCACTCGTCCGGCTCAGGTTCACCAAGCGAATGCGCATGACGAAGGCCGAGGCCAAGCGCGAGGCGCGAGAGGACGACGGCGATCCCCTCCTCAAGGGGAAGCGCAAGCAGCGGCACCGCGAGCTGGCGCGGGGCCGGGCGCGCGTCGAGGTCCCCCGCGCCGACGCGCTGCTCGTGAACCCCACCCACATCGCCATCGCGCTGCGCTACCGCCGCGACGAGGGCCGGGCGCCGCGCGTCACCGCCAAGGGCAAGGGCGTCCTCGCCGACTACATGCGCGAGCTGGCGCGCGAGAACGGGATCCCCATCGTGAAGGACATCCCGCTGGCCCGCCTGCTCCACCGCAAGGTGAAGGTGGGCCGCGAGGTGCCGGCCAGCACGTACAAGGCGGTCGCGGCGGTGCTCGCCTTCGTCTACCGCCTCACCGGCCGCGCGCCGGGCGCGAAGGGAGCGGAGGCCTAG
- the fliP gene encoding flagellar type III secretion system pore protein FliP (The bacterial flagellar biogenesis protein FliP forms a type III secretion system (T3SS)-type pore required for flagellar assembly.), protein MMSAPALRLALAAADPALSLSLGGGGSAPVKLFLLFTVLSFASALLVSVTCFTRIVIVLSFLRQALGTPQLPPNQVIIGLSLMLSFFVMGPTADRVWGEALGPYLDDRMPPAVAIEKASAPLREFMLRQTREQDLRLFYEISHRPRPARGDEIPMTVAMPAFMVSELTTSFRMGLFLYVPLLLVDVLVAAMLMSMGMMMVPPAMIALPLKVGVFLMADGWRLVVASLARSFQ, encoded by the coding sequence ATGATGTCCGCCCCGGCGCTGCGGCTCGCGCTCGCCGCCGCGGACCCTGCGCTCTCGCTCAGCCTGGGCGGCGGCGGGTCCGCGCCGGTGAAGCTGTTCCTGCTCTTCACCGTGCTCTCGTTCGCGAGCGCGCTGCTCGTGTCGGTGACCTGCTTCACCCGCATCGTCATCGTCCTCAGCTTCCTGCGGCAGGCGCTGGGGACGCCGCAGCTCCCGCCCAACCAGGTCATCATCGGCCTGTCGCTCATGCTGTCGTTCTTCGTCATGGGACCGACGGCGGACCGGGTCTGGGGCGAGGCGCTCGGGCCCTACCTCGACGACCGCATGCCCCCGGCGGTCGCGATCGAGAAAGCCAGCGCGCCCCTGCGCGAGTTCATGCTGCGGCAGACGCGGGAGCAGGACCTGCGGCTCTTCTACGAGATCTCCCACCGCCCCCGGCCGGCCCGCGGCGACGAGATCCCGATGACGGTGGCGATGCCCGCCTTCATGGTCTCGGAGCTCACCACCTCCTTCCGCATGGGCCTGTTCCTGTACGTGCCGCTGCTCCTCGTCGACGTCCTCGTCGCGGCCATGCTCATGTCGATGGGCATGATGATGGTGCCGCCGGCGATGATCGCCCTGCCGCTCAAGGTGGGCGTCTTCCTCATGGCCGACGGCTGGCGGCTCGTCGTCGCCAGCCTGGCGAGGTCGTTCCAGTGA
- a CDS encoding flagellar biosynthetic protein FliQ: protein MSPELPSSLLREGLVLLGTVGAPMFAAALAVGLLVGVLQAATQINDPATGFLPRALAAALVVWVAGPWMAERLSGFLASSIARMSGHGG, encoded by the coding sequence GTGAGCCCCGAGCTCCCGTCGAGCCTGCTGCGCGAAGGGCTCGTGCTGCTCGGGACGGTCGGCGCGCCCATGTTCGCGGCGGCGCTGGCGGTGGGGCTCCTCGTCGGCGTGCTGCAGGCGGCGACGCAGATCAACGACCCCGCCACCGGCTTCCTGCCCCGCGCGCTCGCGGCGGCGCTGGTGGTCTGGGTGGCCGGCCCCTGGATGGCGGAGCGGCTCTCCGGCTTCCTCGCCAGCTCCATCGCGCGCATGTCCGGGCACGGCGGATGA
- a CDS encoding flagellar biosynthetic protein FliO, giving the protein MASTATPTPTAIPTSTSTATATPTSTSPASEAPGQAAGSAEAAGSALTALPGYPATLPSSSFSPGPFAAGLLLAAMAAAAFVMARRRRAVPRLVQVLEQTSLGPKRALVVARLGDELLVLGSSEGGIALLATRPATSTSTSTSTATATSTSTSTANANANGASAAGLARAVPLAGAAVDLLARLKRRAPGRSFDATLAESVEDVELRRKLAQGQRGSVR; this is encoded by the coding sequence ATGGCTTCGACCGCGACCCCGACCCCGACCGCGATTCCGACCTCGACCTCGACCGCGACCGCGACCCCGACGTCGACCTCGCCCGCGAGCGAGGCGCCGGGGCAGGCCGCGGGTTCGGCGGAGGCGGCGGGCAGCGCGCTGACCGCGCTGCCGGGGTACCCCGCCACCCTGCCCTCCTCCTCCTTCTCGCCCGGCCCGTTCGCCGCCGGCCTGCTGCTCGCGGCGATGGCCGCGGCCGCCTTCGTCATGGCGCGCCGGCGGCGCGCCGTCCCGCGGCTGGTGCAGGTCCTGGAGCAGACGAGCCTCGGGCCGAAGCGCGCGCTGGTCGTGGCGCGCCTCGGGGACGAGCTCCTCGTGCTCGGCAGCTCCGAGGGCGGGATCGCGCTGCTCGCGACCCGGCCGGCGACCTCGACCTCGACCTCGACCTCGACCGCGACCGCGACCTCGACCTCGACCTCGACCGCGAACGCGAACGCGAACGGGGCCTCGGCCGCGGGCCTTGCGCGGGCGGTGCCGCTCGCCGGCGCGGCGGTGGACCTCCTGGCGCGGCTCAAGCGGCGGGCGCCGGGCCGCTCCTTCGACGCGACCCTCGCGGAGAGCGTCGAGGACGTGGAGCTGCGCCGCAAGCTGGCGCAGGGGCAGCGGGGGAGCGTGCGATGA